From Panicum hallii strain FIL2 chromosome 2, PHallii_v3.1, whole genome shotgun sequence, a single genomic window includes:
- the LOC112880542 gene encoding CCR4-NOT transcription complex subunit 10 → MEPPAVKEAPPPPQPAAEEDAMLSATAAMAKEAAVAFQGRRYADCAEVLAELLKKKEGDPKVHHNMAITKSFLDGCPDPERLLKILGDVKKRCEELVCASREQADSANGVGSNAASGSKGSGIVLPYSAAHNSSAYGDEFDTTIITFNTAVILYHLHDYESALTILDPLYRNIEPIDETTALHVCFLLLDITLALQDATKAADVIQYLERSFGVANTTNQNENASMAQQQSAQPKPPAKSNTPPDSDSNAYGGGCENLSSGGFPDESIEFESLYSTFDGHQNLGRPILNDFSRASADLAATAADLKVRLQIYKVRLLLLTRNLKVAKRELKVLMNMARGRDSSTELLLKSQLEYARGNYRKAVKLLSTTNNRTEPVMLAMFYNNLGCILHQQRSNHTSIWCFTKALKYSLSLHSENPLKLSALSQNKSCLISYNCGIQHLMCGKPLSAACCFREAMPLFYKRPLFWLRFSECSLLALEKGLLCAVGASSCNDEIEVNVVGSGQWRQLIVNPVNLRSNSDSAGVTSDEHNNLVSLRFARQCLLNAQLLLDASEQENLVTPSDTEDCNQGALQGHKSSGQKSTVSTDSKTLSGPTLANVNGEQKGTSLNATLQSSLALYDEICRKENLKIRQAILGSLAFVELCLENHLKALSYAKSLQQLTDCSRMYVFLSHVYAAEALCALKRPKDAAEQLSVYIKDGNDIELPYNVENCEKALVEKDSDGEDTVAPTVTKLTSEESQRSESLKPEEARGVLYIDLGMTAAMQGEFEQADYMVNRGLAMLPNNPRAVLASVYMDLLQGKSQEAVAKLRQCRNVRFRPSSVAASS, encoded by the exons ATGGAGCCCCCGGCGGTGAaggaggcgccgccgccgccccagcccGCGGCGGAGGAAGACGCGATGCTCTCCGCGACGGCGGCCATGGCGAAGGAAGCCGCCGTGGCGTTCCAGGGCCGCCGCTACGCAGACTGCGCCGAGGTGCTCGCGGAGCTCCTGAAGAAGAAAGAGGGTGATCCCAAG GTCCATCATAATATGGCCATCACAAAATCTTTCTTGGATGGTTGTCCTGATCCAGAGAGGTTGCTTAAAATTCTAGGTGACGTTAAG AAAAGATGTGAGGAGCTTGTATGTGCATCTAGAGAACAAGCTGATTCTGCCAATGGGGTAGGAAGCAATGCTGCTTCAGGATCAAAAGGGAGTGGCATAGTGCTACCATATTCTGCTGCACATAATTCGTCAGCCTATGGGGATGAGTTCGACACAACCATAATAACATTCAACACG GCTGTCATCCTTTATCATCTTCATGACTATGAATCTGCTCTGACTATTTTGGACCCATTGTACCGAAATATTGAACCAATTGATGAG ACAACTGCTCTTCATGTATGCTTTCTATTACTGGACATTACATTAGCTTTGCAAGATGCAACAAAGGCTGCG GATGTAATACAGTACTTGGAAAGATCATTTGGAGTAGCTAACACAACGAACCAGAATGAAAATGCTAGCATGGCTCAGCAGCAATCAGCTCAACCTAAGCCTCCTGCGAAAAGTAACACGCCTCCAGATTCCGATTCAAATGCTTATGGTGGTGGATGTGAGAACCTTTCATCAGGAGGTTTCCCAGATGAATCAATAGAATTTGAATCTTTGTACTCTACTTTTGATGGACATCAGAATCTGGGCAGGCCTATCTTGAATGATTTCTCAAGGGCATCTGCTGATcttgctgctactgctgctgaTTTGAAAGTTAGGCTGCAGATTTACAAGGTCCGACTTTTACTGCTCACAAGGAACCTTAAGGTTGCAAAGCGAGAACTGAAAGTACTGATGAACATGGCACGTGGTAGGGATTCATCTACTGAGCTTCTCTTGAAATCTCAGCTGGAGTATGCCCGGGGGAACTATCGGAAGGCTGTGAAGCTATTAAGCACAACGAATAATCGGACTGAACCAGTAATGCTAGCTATGTTCTACAACAACCTTGGATGTATACTCCACCAACAAAGATCTAATCATACCTCTATATGGTGCTTTACCAAAGCACTGAAATACAGCTTATCTCTTCATTCAGAGAACCCACTGAAGCTGTCTGCATTATCACAAAACAAGTCTTGTCTTATTTCGTACAACTGTGGTATCCAACATTTGATGTGTGGGAAGCCTCTGTCAGCAGCTTGCTGTTTTCGTGAGGCCATGCCGCTCTTCTACAAACGACCCCTTTTCTGGCTCCGCTTTTCTGAGTGTAGTCTGCTAGCTCTGGAAAAGGGTCTCCTGTGTGCAGTTGGTGCATCTTCATGCAATGATGAGATTGAAGTCAATGTTGTAGGGTCAGGACAATGGCGGCAGTTGATTGTCAACCCTGTGAACTTGAGAAGTAATTCAGATTCTGCAGGTGTGACTTCAGATGAACACAACAATTTGGTATCACTTAGATTCGCTAGACAGTGTCTACTCAATGCCCAGCTATTATTGGATGCTTCTGAGCAGGAAAATCTGGTCACTCCATCCGATACAGAGGATTGCAACCAAGGAGCATTACAAGGACATAAAAGCTCAGGTCAGAAGAGCACTGTAAGTACAGATTCTAAAACACTTTCAGGCCCAACCCTGGCTAATGTAAATGGAGAACAAAAGGGAACAAGCTTGAATGCCACCTTGCAGAGCTCTCTTGCTCTGTATGATGAGATCTGTAGAAAAGAGAACCTCAAAATCAGACAGGCCATCCTGGGGAGCTTGGCATTTGTTGAATTGTGTCTTGAGAATCACTTGAAAGCTTTGTCTTATGCGAAGTCACTACAGCAGCTGACTGATTGCTCAAGGATGTATGTATTCCTCAGCCATGTATATGCAGCTGAAGCTCTGTGTGCTCTGAAAAGACCAAAGGACGCTGCTGAGCAGCTATCAGTTTATATCAAAGATGGCAATGATATTGAGCTGCCGTACAATGTGGAGAACTGTGAGAAGGCCCTAGTTGAGAAAGACAGTGATGGTGAAGACACGGTTGCTCCTACTGTGACTAAACTGACCTCAGAAGAATCTCAGCGCTCGGAGAGCCTCAAGCCCGAGGAAGCTCGAGGCGTTCTGTATATTGACCTTGGCATGACCGCTGCAATGCAGGGAGAATTTGAGCAGGCTGACTATATGGTGAACCGCGGCCTTGCCATGCTACCCAACAACCCTAGGGCAGTGCTAGCATCAGTTTACATGGACCTTCTGCAGGGGAAGTCCCAAGAGGCTGTTGCAAAGTTGAGACAGTGTAGGAATGTGAGATTTAGACCGAGTAGTGTAGCTGCCAGCAGCTGA